The following are encoded together in the Thermococcus sibiricus MM 739 genome:
- a CDS encoding class III signal peptide-containing protein, with amino-acid sequence MINLRKLFKRKKGQGALEYLFMIAAALIIIFVVVRYISGAGQQATGTSDIAALQSQAELVKSSFQAKGWWETAKIQVNNTNLKIITSDGNVTYTIPSTYEELYNKGSDEYSNEAYITTVYTDCQAGKLIACEVFGVISSGST; translated from the coding sequence ATGATAAATTTGAGAAAATTGTTTAAACGGAAGAAGGGTCAGGGTGCGCTGGAGTACCTCTTCATGATCGCAGCAGCCTTGATAATAATATTTGTTGTGGTTAGGTACATTAGTGGTGCTGGTCAGCAAGCCACTGGTACAAGTGACATAGCGGCCCTACAGAGCCAAGCAGAGCTTGTTAAGTCATCATTCCAAGCAAAGGGATGGTGGGAAACTGCAAAAATTCAAGTTAATAATACAAATTTGAAAATAATTACTTCCGATGGCAATGTAACTTATACTATTCCATCCACATATGAGGAACTCTATAACAAGGGGTCAGATGAATATAGTAATGAAGCCTATATTACCACGGTATATACAGACTGCCAAGCTGGTAAGCTAATTGCTTGTGAGGTCTTTGGAGTTATTTCTAGCGGTTCAACCTGA
- a CDS encoding HTH domain-containing protein, which yields MLLFIECESSSVEGCLKELREKAKILESMPGSIEKAKIELSFGAFMEIKIALSIDPTKKADKYIVAEHTSGKDIIERLQEKIRKKIKNTEIVDFTFGTYTMPITRRKYAVGIAVVNRPQGKGNLENLSIEERRAILGKALELFGWNPKALNISEIARLFNVSRDSIYNDIEQILKERG from the coding sequence ATGTTGCTCTTCATTGAATGTGAATCATCAAGTGTAGAAGGTTGTTTAAAAGAACTGAGAGAAAAGGCTAAAATCCTTGAAAGCATGCCAGGATCGATAGAAAAAGCTAAAATAGAGCTTTCTTTTGGAGCTTTTATGGAAATAAAGATAGCCCTAAGCATAGATCCCACAAAAAAAGCAGATAAATACATAGTAGCCGAACATACCTCAGGTAAAGACATTATCGAAAGGCTGCAGGAGAAGATTAGGAAAAAAATAAAGAACACTGAAATAGTTGACTTCACCTTTGGAACCTATACGATGCCCATAACTCGAAGAAAATATGCCGTGGGGATAGCGGTGGTTAACAGGCCCCAAGGAAAGGGAAACCTTGAAAACTTGAGCATTGAAGAAAGAAGAGCAATCCTGGGGAAAGCTCTTGAACTCTTTGGCTGGAATCCCAAAGCGCTAAACATATCTGAAATAGCTAGACTCTTCAACGTTTCAAGGGATTCAATATACAACGATATAGAGCAGATTTTGAAAGAGAGGGGATAA